The Natronoarchaeum mannanilyticum genome includes the window GCTCGGGCTGGCTCTCGGTCGCCGGCTGGAGCCCCGACGACGACCGGCTGCTCGTCCACGAGGCTCGCGCGAGCTTCGACCACGACCTGCACGTGCTCGACCTCGATTCGGGCGAGATGGAGCACGTCACGCCCCACGACGGCGACGTGCGCTACAGCGGCGCCGAGTGGGGCCCCGACGGCGAGGCGGTCTATCTGGTGACCGACGAGGGGGCCGACACCCTCTATCTCGCTCGTCTCGATCTCGCATCGAACGCGCTCGAAACCGTCGAGGAGGGCGGCGACTGGAACGTCGACGGCGTCGCGCTCGACGCCGACAGCGGGCGACTGGTCTACTCGCGCAACGTCGAGGGCTACACCGAGATCACGGCCGGCGAACTCGTCGGCCCGACCGAAATCGAGGAAGTTCCGGCGCCGGATCTCCCCGAGGGAACCGCGGGCGGCGTCGACTTCGCGCCCGGCGGCGACCGGTACGCGATCACCGCCAGCGGGCGCGGGACGAACGCGAACGTCCACGTCGTCGAGTTCGAGACCGGCGAGATCGAGCGCTGGACCGACGCGCCGACGGCGGGCATTCCCCGGGAGACGTTCCGGGCGCCCGATCTCGTGCGCTTCGAGAGTTTCGACGGGCTCGAGGTGCCGGCGTATCTCTCGCTGCCGGGGGACGCCGCAGACGGGCCTGACGCCGACGACGAATCGACGGACGGCGACGTGCCCGTGATCGTCGACATCCACGGCGGTCCCGAGAGCCAGCGCCGGCCGTCCTTCAGCTCGGTCAAGCAGTACTTCCTCGATCGGGGGTACGCCGTCTTCGAGCCGAACGTCCGCGGGTCGTCGGGCTACGGGCGGGAGTACACCCACCTCGACGACGTCCGCAAGCGGATGGATTCGGTGAAGGATATCAGGGCGGGCGTCGAGTGGCTTCACGACCACCCGGCGGTCGATCCCGATCGGATCGCCGTCATGGGCGGCTCCTACGGTGGGTTCATGACGCTGGCGTGCCTGACCGAGTACCCCGACCTCTGGGCGGCCGGCGTCGACGTCGTCGGCATCGCCAACTTCGTCACGTTCCTGGAGAACACCGGCGAGTGGCGACGCGAACTGCGGGAAGCCGAGTACGGTTCGCTCGCGGAGGACCGCGAGTTCCTGGAGTCGATCAGTCCGATCAACAACGTCGAGAAGATCGCCGCACCGTTGTTCGTGCTCCACGGCGCAAACGATCCCCGCGTGCCCGTCGGCGAGGCCGAGCAGATCGCGGAGCGGGCCGGCGAGCAGGGCGTCCCGACGCGCAAGCTGATCTTCGAGGACGAGGGCCACGGGTTCACCAAGTTGGAGAACAAGATCGAGGCGTACTCCGCGATCGCGGCGTTCCTCGACGAGCACGTCTGAGACGCAGAAAAGCGCGACCGGGCGGCGGCGTCGAGCCGCCCCGAGACGGGCTCACTCCCGCCGGTAGTCGGGCAGCGCGTCGTCCTGCAGCACCGCCGTCCGGCCGCCGTCGACGACCAGCGAGGTGCCGGTGACGAACGCGGCGTCGTCGCTCGCGAGGAACGTCACGGCGCCGGCAATGTCCTCGGGGCGGCCCAGTCGTCCGAGCGGGTGGCTCGCCTTCGCGCGCTCGTGGGTCTCCTCGTCGAGGCCCTCGGTGGTGCGCTCGATCTCGGTCCAGCCCGGCGCGACCGAGTTCACCCGGATCTCCGGGCCCAGGTCGAGCGCCATCGCGCGGGTCATCCCCTCGACGGCCGGCTTGACGGCGTTGTACGGAAACATCCCCGGCGTCGTCGCGAACGCGTGGTTCGAGGAGACGTTGACGACGGCGCCCTCCTCCATGTGCTCGGCGGCCCGTTTCACGCAGAGCCAGTACGCCCGGAGATCGGTCTCGACGACGAGGTTCCAGTCCTCCATCGTCGCCTCCTCGACGCCGGTGTAGGTCTCGACGCCGGCGTTGTTCACCACCACGTCGAGCGCGCCGTACTCCTCGGCGGCGGCGTCGATCAGCGCCGCGACGGCGTCGGGGTCGCGCAGGTCGACTTCGACGAACGTCGCTTCGCCATCGTCCTCGCGGATCGACGCCGCGACCGACTCGCCGTCCCCGACGGTGCGCCCGGAGACGACGACCGAGGCGCCCTCGGCGGCGAACCGCCGGGCGATCGTCTCGCCGAGGCCGCGCGTCGAGCCGGTGACGACGACGACGTCGCCCGCGAATCGGTCGGGACACGGCGTCTCGGACGGCGCCGGCGCGACGCGCTCGTCGGTCACGGCGCTCCCTCCGGGGTGTCGGTCGGCTTCTGCACGTCGTCCGGTTCTGACAGTGTGGCAACTCGTCGCACGGTCGACTAGTGTGCGGTACCGCCCTTCCCTCCTTCGGCGACCGGTCGTCCGCCGGCGTCGCGAAACGCGCTTCCGGTGCGTCAACGTTTATTCCCGGGGCGCTCCCAGTTCGAGCCATGCAACAGTGGCTCGACGAGTACGAGGAGCGGGACTGGCAGACGGTCGACGACGGGACGGTCAGATACGCGCTGATCGGCCTGGGCTGGTGGACGAAAGACGTCGCGATCCCGGCGATCGAGCGATCGGACCTGGGCGAGGTGAGCGTGCTGGTCAGCAGCTCGACCGAGAAGGCCGAGCGCATCGCCGACGAGAACGGCGTCGAGCGCGGGATCAGCTACGACGAGTACCACGAGGGCGCCGCGAGCGACGCCTACGACGCGGTGTACATCGGGACGCCGAACGCCTACCACCTCGAGTACGCCGAGACGGCCGCCGACCTCGGGAAGGCGGTGCTGTGCGAGAAGCCGATGGAGGCGACCGTCGAGCGCGCCGAGGCGATGGTCGAGGCCTGCGAGGACGCCGACGTGCCGCTGATGATCGCCTACCGGATGCAGACCGAGCCGGCGGTGCGCCGCGCACGCGAACTGATCGAGGAGGGGTTCATCGGCGAGCCCGCGACGGTCCAGGGCCACAACAGCCAGCGACTGCTGGAGATGATCCCCGACGAGGATCAGTGGCGCCTCGACCCCGACGTATCGGGCTACGGGACGTCGGTGATGGACCTGGGCATCTACTCGATCAACACCGCCCGCTACCTGCTCGGTCGCGACCCGGTCGCCGTCGAGTCGCGGATGTCCTCGCTCCACGACGCCTTCGAGGACGTTCCCGACGAGCGCTCCTCCTCGCTGCTCCAGCTCGAAGGCGACGTCCGGATGGTCACGACGACGAGCCAGAACGCCCAGACGGACACCCAGCTCAAGCTCACGGGGACCGAAGGGCAGATCGAACTCGATCCCGCGTTCCACGGCGACGTCGCGCTCCGGCTCACGAAGGGCGACCTCGTCGTCGACGTCGACCACCGCGAGTTCGACGCCGAGCGCGAGGTGCTGGAGCTGTTCGACTACTTCTCGGACCGCGTGCTCGGCGACGCCGAGATCGGGCCGGACGGGCGCCACGGGCTCGAAGACATGCGGATCATCCGAGCGATCCACGAGTCCGCCGAGACGGGCGAGCCGGTCGAGCTGCGGTAGGCGATGCGCGCCTACCGGATCGCCTACGACGGACAGCCGTACCGCGGCTTCCAGCGCCAGCCCGACGTTCCCACCGTCGAGGGCGAGATTCTCGACGCGCTGGACGCGCTCAGCGTGCTCGACGACCGTGAAGTTCCCGAAGGCTACGCCGCGGCCGGCCGGACCGACGCCGGCGTCTCGGCGCTGGCCCAGACGGTCGCGTTCGAGGCGCCCGACTGGCTGACGCCCGCGGCGCTCAACAGCGAGTTGCCCGCGGACGTCCGTGCGTGGGCCAGCGCGGAGGTCGACGTCGAGTTCCACGCGACCCACGACGCCGCGAGCCGGACCTACACCTACTGGCTGTACGCGGCAGACGCCGACGCGGAGCGCGCGCGTGACGCCCTCGACGCGCTCGCGGGACGCCACGACTTCCACAACCTGACGAGCGACGACGAGAACACGGTCCGAGAACTTTCGGCGTCGCTGCGCGTCGACGAACCGTTCTTCGTCCTCACGCTGCGGGCCGGCGGCTTCTGCCGACAGCTCGTTCGGCGCGTCGTCACGCTCGTCCGCGCGGTCGCCGTCGGCGACGCGTCGCTCGCGAAGATCGACCGCGTGCTCGGTGCCGACCCGATCGACGGGCCCGAGGGCGTCGGCCCGGCACCGGCCGAGCCGCTGGTGCTCGCGGACGTCGCCTACCCTGACGTGACGTTCGACCGCGACGCCGACGCGGCGGCGAGCGCCCGCCAAGTGTTCCGGGCGAAGCGGATCGAGCGGGCGGCCGGCGCACGCGTCGCGGGACGGATCGCCGAGGGCGTCGGCGAGGACTGACCGCGATCGGGCGGCGTCCCGGAACTCCGTTTTCGGCCGCACGTCGCCGGAGAAGCAAGACTTACCACCGCGACAGTCAACCGTTCGCACATGAGTTCGGTGCCCGAACGCTCCGAGATCGACGAGGAATACAAGTGGGATCTCGAGAGCATCTACGCGAGCGACGAGGACTGGGAAACGGCGTACGAGGAGACCGAAGAACGGATCGAGGAGCTGGCCAGCTACGAGGGCGAAGCGACCCGCGACGGGGAGACGCTGCTGGAGCTGTTCGAACTCTACGAGTCGGTGATGCGATCCGTCCAGCAGATCTCGGCGTACGCGCGGATGCGCCGCGACGAGGACACCCGCGACCAGGAGTACCAGGCGATGACGACGCGCGCCCAGTCGCTGGGCGCACAGGCGTCCAGCGCGGCGAGCTTCCTCGAACCCGAACTGCAGGCGCTCGATCGCGAGGAGATCGACGAGCTGATCGCGTCGACCGAGGGGCTGGAGGAGTACGGCCACTACGTCGACGACGTGATGCGGATGAAGCCCCACACCCGCTCGGCCGAGATCGAGGGGCTGCTGGCCGATCTCTCGGAGGTGACGGGCTCCCCCGGCGAGATCTACAACATCCTGACGAACGCCGACGTGGAGTTCCCGACCGTCGAAGACCCCGACGGCGAGGCCGTCGAGATCTCGCTGGCGAACTTCACGAAGCTCCAGAAGCGCCCGAACCGCGAGTTCCGCCGCGAGGTGTACGAGCAGTTCTACGACGAGTGGGGCCATATCCGCAACACGGTCGCGACGTCGTACCGCAAGAGCGTCACCGCCGACGTGAAGCTCGCCCGAGCGCGCAACTACGACACCGCCCGCGAGGCGGCGATGCACGGCCCGAACGTCCCGACGGACGTGTACGACACGCTCCTGGAGACGGTCGACGACAACCTCGACAAGCTCCACCGCCACGCGGAGCTCAAGCGGGAGGCGCTGGGCGTCGACGAGCTTCGGATGTGGGACCTGTACATGCCGATGACCGAGACCGAGAGCCCGGAGGTCCCTTACGAGGAGGCCCGCGAGCACGTCGTCGAAGCCGTCGGCGCGCTCGGCGACGACTACCGGGCCCGGGTCGACGAGGGGCTGGATTCGCGGTGGGTCGACGTCTACGAGAACCGGGGCAAGCAGTCGGGCGCGTACTCCGGCGGCACGTACGACACTCAGCCGTTCATCCTGATGAACTACCAGGACGACGTGGCGTCGATGTACACGCTAGCCCACGAGCTGGGCCACTCGCTGCACTCCCAGTACACCAGCGAGCACCAGCCCTACGTGTACAGCGACTACGAGATCTTCACCGCCGAGGTCGCCAGCACCGTCAACGAGGCGCTGCTGACCGAGCACCTCTTAGAGACCGTCGACGACCCGACGTTCCGACGCCACGTCCTCAACGAGTACCTGGAGCGGTTCCGGTCGACGCTGTACCGCCAGACGATGTTCGCCGAGTTCGAGCACCGCGCCCACGAGATCGTCGAAGAGGGCGGCGCTCTCACGCCCGACCGACTCGACGAGCTGTACCGCGAGCTCAAAGAGCGGTTCTACGAGCCGGCCGCGTTCGACGACCGGATCGACCGCGAGTGGATGCGCATCCCGCACTTCTACCGGGCGTACTACGTCTACCAGTACAGCACCGGCATCAGCGCGGCGGTGGCGCTGGCCAACGACATCCTCGCGGACGGCGATGAGTCGGCCGAGCAGTATCTGGAGTTCCTCAAGCGCGGCTCGCGGGAGTACCCGCTGGAGCTGCTCGAGGACGCCGGCGTCGACATGCGCTCGCCCGATCCGATCGAGTCGGCGCTGTCGACGTACGACGACCGACTCGACGAGATGGCCGAGCTACTCTGAGAGGGCTGCGTTCGGCGACCGCCCGGCGCGAACTTACGCGTCGGCGTCCTGCTCGTCCGGTCGCTCCAGGGTGACCTCGAACGCCTCGAAGTCCTCGACGAACGCGCCCTCGCCGCCGATGGTGAACCGGCGGTTGCCGGTGTCGATCGTGAAGGCGTTCTCGACGGGGAACGAGTTGGTCGCGGGCTTGACCAGCCCCTGCCGGACGCCGACAACCTCGCCCTCGATCGTCTCCTCGCCGTTCTCGGTCGCGACCGGCCGTCCGCGCACGGTCGCGACGACGTCCTGTCCCTGCTGCATGTGGAGCGCGACCTGCAGGACGGCGTTCCGGAAGTCCGGCGTGGACAGGGGCAGTTCGCGGGCGCGCTCGACGTGGAGCTCCTCGGCGACCGGCCAGTAGTTGCCGAGGAACGAGCCGATCAGCACCGGGACGAGCTGGCGCTGGGCCAGCGAGATGGCGTTCGAGTCGCTGTTGGACTGGGTCAGCATGTCGTTGGGCGCGATCAGGCCGAGCGAGCGATCGACCGTCAGCATCAGCGGCGCGCGCGCGTGCCACACCCTGACCGCGCTGGCGACGCCGTCGAGCTGCTCGATGGGATAGTTCTCCGCTTCGGGGCCGCTGAGCAACAGCAGGACGAGCACGCCGCGGTCGAGCGTCTCGCGCAGCGTCGGCTGGATCCGCGTCAGCAGCGACGCCGGCAGCGTCAGCGTCACTTCCTCGTCGGCGCTCTCGAGGAGCCGCTCGATGCGCTTGAGCACGGTCGGCCGGGACTTGATCACCTCGAACTGCTCGATCTCGTCGTCGGTGCTGGTGTAGCGACGTTCGAGTTCGGGCTCCATCGTCTCGATCGTCCCGTTGAGCCGCTCGATCACCTCCGACGGCGGCCGGGCCTTGATCATCGTCGGCACCGAGTGATCGTTGACCTCGACGAAGCCGCGCTCCTCTAACTCCTCGCTGATGCTGTAGACGTAGCGCTTGGAGACGTCGGCGTCGTTCGCGACTTCGCTCGCCTTGGCTTCTCCTCTGTTCAGAATCGCCAGATACGTGTCGATCTCCTTCTCCGAGAGGCCGAACTGGGACAGCAGATCGGCGAGGCCCCTTTCATCCATGATTATTGACTACATCACTCTTGCTCGCGGGCAATAATAAATGGCAAGGACCGAAGCCGCGAGGACGCGCTTGGACGAGAAGCGACGCTGACGGCGGACTAACGGCGTCCCGAGACAGTCCTACCTGCCGATCGGCGTGCAATAAACCGTGAATTAGTATTTCAACAATGTTTATATCCGACGGTCCACTGTGTCGGAACGATGAAACTGCGGACAGCGCTACGGGACTACAAAGAGCGGCGTGGCAGCGAGACGGCGTTCCCGGGGGAACGCCGTTCGACTGCCGGCATCTTCTCGGGTCTCGACGATCGCCTCGTGCACGTCGGGCCCGACGGCTCGCTCCGCGATTTCTCGTATCCTCTGACCGGGTACGGCGGCATCGAACACCTGCGCTTCGGACTGCGGGTCGACGACGAGATCCGCTGGTTCGACGAGTACGACGCAGAGCGACAGTCCTACGTCGAGGACACGGCGATCGTCGAGACCGAACGGTCCGTCGGCGATTCGACGGTCGTCCAGCGGGATCTGACGCTCGGCGACGGCCACGTCACGAACGTGCGCGTCGAGGGCGAGGCCGACGCGGTCTGCGTCTCGGCGACGTTCTCGCCGGACGACACCGGCACCCAGCTCGCGCAGCTCGACCACGGCGACGCGGTCGAGGTCTTCCACCGGCGCGAGCACGACTACTTCGCCGCGTCGACCGGCTTCGAGGAGCTCTCCGGACAAGTTCCCGAGCAGATCGACGAGGTACTGGCCGACGGCGACCCGGTCGAGTTCCCCCGGGACGTCGACGACGGCCGCTACGAGGAGAACAAGCTCGGCGGGACGGTGTACGGCGTCGCCCCGCTCGACGACGGCGCGGTAACGTTCGCGTCGCTGCTGACCGCGGTCGACGAGATCGACCGCGCCGAAGCGCTCGATCGGACGCGCTCGCTGGCGACCGACCACGACGCCGACGCGATCGCGACGGCCGGCGCGCGCCAGCTTCCCGACTGGGACACCGGCCTGTCGGGCGACGGAGGGGCGACCGACGACCTTCGCGTGCTCTCTCTGCTGTCGTGCCAGACCGGCGCGCGGATCGCCGGCCCCGACTTCGACCCGACGTACGCGTACTCGGGCGGGTACGGCTACACCTGGTTCCGCGACGACGCCGAGATCTCGCGGTTCCTGCTGGAGGCCGACGAGCGGACCGGCCTCGATCTCTCAGGGTTCCACGAGGCCAGCGCGCAGTTCTACGCCCGGACCCAGCAGCCCGACGGCACCTGGCCCCACCGCGTGTGGCCCGACGACGGCAGCCTCGCGCCGGGGTGGGCCCACGGCCGCCTCGAGGCGACCGACGGCGCCGACTATCAGGCCGACCAGACCGGCAGCGTCGCGGCGTTCCTGGCGACGTACCTCCGGGTCGGCGAACCCGAGGACCCAGCGGCGATCGAGGCGACGATCGCGGACGCGCTCGACGGGCTGGCCGCGACGACCGACGACGACGGCCTGCCCGAGACGGCCCAGAACGCCTGGGAGAACATGACCGGCCGGTTCGCCCACACGACGGCGACGTTCCTGCACGCCTACGCGGCGATCGCCCGAGCGCCCGTCGACGACGAGCTCGCTGAACGCGCCCTCGCGGGCGCGAGCGACGTCTACGAGAGCGTCGACGAGCTGTGGATGGACGATCGGGGCGCGTACGCGCTCCGGATCGAGGACGGCGAACTCGACGAGCGACTCGACTCCAGCGCGCTCGCGCTGGCCGACGCCCACCGCGAGTACGCGGCGGTCGCCGAGATCGACGACGAGCGACTCGACCGCCTGGTCAGCCACGTCGAGACGACGATCGACGGGCTGTCCCGCGATCCCGAGGACAGCGACGTCCGTGGCGTCGTCCGATTCGAGGAGGACCCCTGGCGCCGACGCGAGCAGGCCGACGAGAAGATCTGGACGGTGTCGACGGCGTGGGCGGCGAACGCCGCGACGAAGCTCGG containing:
- a CDS encoding S9 family peptidase — encoded protein: MTYSIERYLNVRSAYGSSFGPEGDRLAFLMDTTGVPQVWTLDGPRRWPTQRTFADERVTFADWSPERSELAFGMDEGGNERQQLFLLDAETGEIDNVTGMPDAKHRWGGWSSDGERFAFASNRRDEAVFDVYVQRRDERGDEAKLVHEGSGWLSVAGWSPDDDRLLVHEARASFDHDLHVLDLDSGEMEHVTPHDGDVRYSGAEWGPDGEAVYLVTDEGADTLYLARLDLASNALETVEEGGDWNVDGVALDADSGRLVYSRNVEGYTEITAGELVGPTEIEEVPAPDLPEGTAGGVDFAPGGDRYAITASGRGTNANVHVVEFETGEIERWTDAPTAGIPRETFRAPDLVRFESFDGLEVPAYLSLPGDAADGPDADDESTDGDVPVIVDIHGGPESQRRPSFSSVKQYFLDRGYAVFEPNVRGSSGYGREYTHLDDVRKRMDSVKDIRAGVEWLHDHPAVDPDRIAVMGGSYGGFMTLACLTEYPDLWAAGVDVVGIANFVTFLENTGEWRRELREAEYGSLAEDREFLESISPINNVEKIAAPLFVLHGANDPRVPVGEAEQIAERAGEQGVPTRKLIFEDEGHGFTKLENKIEAYSAIAAFLDEHV
- a CDS encoding TrmB family transcriptional regulator codes for the protein MDERGLADLLSQFGLSEKEIDTYLAILNRGEAKASEVANDADVSKRYVYSISEELEERGFVEVNDHSVPTMIKARPPSEVIERLNGTIETMEPELERRYTSTDDEIEQFEVIKSRPTVLKRIERLLESADEEVTLTLPASLLTRIQPTLRETLDRGVLVLLLLSGPEAENYPIEQLDGVASAVRVWHARAPLMLTVDRSLGLIAPNDMLTQSNSDSNAISLAQRQLVPVLIGSFLGNYWPVAEELHVERARELPLSTPDFRNAVLQVALHMQQGQDVVATVRGRPVATENGEETIEGEVVGVRQGLVKPATNSFPVENAFTIDTGNRRFTIGGEGAFVEDFEAFEVTLERPDEQDADA
- the truA gene encoding tRNA pseudouridine(38-40) synthase TruA codes for the protein MRAYRIAYDGQPYRGFQRQPDVPTVEGEILDALDALSVLDDREVPEGYAAAGRTDAGVSALAQTVAFEAPDWLTPAALNSELPADVRAWASAEVDVEFHATHDAASRTYTYWLYAADADAERARDALDALAGRHDFHNLTSDDENTVRELSASLRVDEPFFVLTLRAGGFCRQLVRRVVTLVRAVAVGDASLAKIDRVLGADPIDGPEGVGPAPAEPLVLADVAYPDVTFDRDADAAASARQVFRAKRIERAAGARVAGRIAEGVGED
- a CDS encoding glucose 1-dehydrogenase gives rise to the protein MTDERVAPAPSETPCPDRFAGDVVVVTGSTRGLGETIARRFAAEGASVVVSGRTVGDGESVAASIREDDGEATFVEVDLRDPDAVAALIDAAAEEYGALDVVVNNAGVETYTGVEEATMEDWNLVVETDLRAYWLCVKRAAEHMEEGAVVNVSSNHAFATTPGMFPYNAVKPAVEGMTRAMALDLGPEIRVNSVAPGWTEIERTTEGLDEETHERAKASHPLGRLGRPEDIAGAVTFLASDDAAFVTGTSLVVDGGRTAVLQDDALPDYRRE
- a CDS encoding glycoside hydrolase family 15 protein: MKLRTALRDYKERRGSETAFPGERRSTAGIFSGLDDRLVHVGPDGSLRDFSYPLTGYGGIEHLRFGLRVDDEIRWFDEYDAERQSYVEDTAIVETERSVGDSTVVQRDLTLGDGHVTNVRVEGEADAVCVSATFSPDDTGTQLAQLDHGDAVEVFHRREHDYFAASTGFEELSGQVPEQIDEVLADGDPVEFPRDVDDGRYEENKLGGTVYGVAPLDDGAVTFASLLTAVDEIDRAEALDRTRSLATDHDADAIATAGARQLPDWDTGLSGDGGATDDLRVLSLLSCQTGARIAGPDFDPTYAYSGGYGYTWFRDDAEISRFLLEADERTGLDLSGFHEASAQFYARTQQPDGTWPHRVWPDDGSLAPGWAHGRLEATDGADYQADQTGSVAAFLATYLRVGEPEDPAAIEATIADALDGLAATTDDDGLPETAQNAWENMTGRFAHTTATFLHAYAAIARAPVDDELAERALAGASDVYESVDELWMDDRGAYALRIEDGELDERLDSSALALADAHREYAAVAEIDDERLDRLVSHVETTIDGLSRDPEDSDVRGVVRFEEDPWRRREQADEKIWTVSTAWAANAATKLGALLAEYDREEAADAYDRAVELLDIIAPGGPLCLDSGYLPEQMFDDGTPDSATPLGWPHALRLATDTELRTRGPIADEEPVVADD
- the pepF gene encoding oligoendopeptidase F — protein: MSSVPERSEIDEEYKWDLESIYASDEDWETAYEETEERIEELASYEGEATRDGETLLELFELYESVMRSVQQISAYARMRRDEDTRDQEYQAMTTRAQSLGAQASSAASFLEPELQALDREEIDELIASTEGLEEYGHYVDDVMRMKPHTRSAEIEGLLADLSEVTGSPGEIYNILTNADVEFPTVEDPDGEAVEISLANFTKLQKRPNREFRREVYEQFYDEWGHIRNTVATSYRKSVTADVKLARARNYDTAREAAMHGPNVPTDVYDTLLETVDDNLDKLHRHAELKREALGVDELRMWDLYMPMTETESPEVPYEEAREHVVEAVGALGDDYRARVDEGLDSRWVDVYENRGKQSGAYSGGTYDTQPFILMNYQDDVASMYTLAHELGHSLHSQYTSEHQPYVYSDYEIFTAEVASTVNEALLTEHLLETVDDPTFRRHVLNEYLERFRSTLYRQTMFAEFEHRAHEIVEEGGALTPDRLDELYRELKERFYEPAAFDDRIDREWMRIPHFYRAYYVYQYSTGISAAVALANDILADGDESAEQYLEFLKRGSREYPLELLEDAGVDMRSPDPIESALSTYDDRLDEMAELL
- the gfo6 gene encoding D-xylose 1-dehydrogenase Gfo6, whose translation is MQQWLDEYEERDWQTVDDGTVRYALIGLGWWTKDVAIPAIERSDLGEVSVLVSSSTEKAERIADENGVERGISYDEYHEGAASDAYDAVYIGTPNAYHLEYAETAADLGKAVLCEKPMEATVERAEAMVEACEDADVPLMIAYRMQTEPAVRRARELIEEGFIGEPATVQGHNSQRLLEMIPDEDQWRLDPDVSGYGTSVMDLGIYSINTARYLLGRDPVAVESRMSSLHDAFEDVPDERSSSLLQLEGDVRMVTTTSQNAQTDTQLKLTGTEGQIELDPAFHGDVALRLTKGDLVVDVDHREFDAEREVLELFDYFSDRVLGDAEIGPDGRHGLEDMRIIRAIHESAETGEPVELR